The Desulfonatronum lacustre DSM 10312 region CCGGCGGGCCGAAGGTGATGTTGGGCACGAAGGCCCCGTCCATGACGTCCCAGTGCACCCATTGCAGCCCGGCCTGCTCCAGGGCGGCCAGTTCCTCGCCGATGCGGCTGAAGTCCGACGAGAGCAGGGACGGGGTGAGAATGATGGGGGGCGTGCTCGGCATTGGCGGTCTCCTAGTGCGAGTCGGTTTTATTGTATTCGATGGAGCTGATGCGCATCAGTTTGGAGAAGGAATGCTGGGCCTCGATCCGGCGGAAGGTTCCGGTTCTGCCGCGCATGACCATGGAGTGGGTCACCGCGCCCTTGCCGGTAAATTCGACGCCCTTGAGAAACGTTCCCCCGGAAATGCCGGTGGCCGCGAAAAAGACGTCGTCGCTACGGACCAGATCGTCCACGGTCAGGACGCGGTTCACGTTGTATCCGTTCTCCTCCACGGCCCGGCGCTCGTCGTCGGACTGCGGGTCCAGCATGCACTGCATCTCCCCGCCCATGATCCGGATGGCCACTGCGGCCAGCACGCCTTCCGGGGTCCCGCCGGTACCGATCATCATGTCCACCTCGCCGCCCGGGGTCGTGGCCATCAGGGCTCCGGCCACGTCGCCGTCCGTGTGCAGCTGGATGCGGGCTCCGGCTTCGCGGATTTCCTTGATCAACTTTACGTGCCGGGGCTTGTCCAGGATAAAGACCGACAGGTCATCCACGGACTTGCCCAGGGCCTTGGCCACCCGGCGCAGGTTCTCGGCCACCGGGGCCTTGATGTCCACCTGGTATTTGGCCTCGTGGGGCACGGCCATTTTTTTCATGTAGAAAGCCGGGCCGGGATCGTAAAGCGTTCCACGCGGGGCCAGGGCGACCACGGCGATGGCGTTGGGTCGGCCGTAGGCCAGCAGGCGCGTGCCTTCCACCGGGTCCACGGCCACGTCCACTTCCGGCCCGTTGCCCGTGCCGAGCTTCTCTCCGTTGTAGAGCATCGGGGCTTCATCCTTTTCGCCCTCGCCGATGACCACCACGCCGTCGATGTCGATGGCGCTGAAGCTCAGGCGCATGGCCTCCACCGCGGCATAATCGCCGCGCTCTTTGTCGCCTTTGCCCAGCCAGCGGGAAGAGGCCAGGGCCGCGGCCTCGGTCACCCTCGCCAGGTCCAGGGCCAAATTGCGTTGCGGGGTTTCTTGGGACATGAACGTCTCCTCCATCATGCATTATTTGCTTGAGAAAATGTAGTTTTCGGCGTCGGAGTCGGGATCGGGGTCGATGATGTTTGTGCGCCAACAACCAGAATTCGATCCCGATTCCGATCCCGATAGCGACACCGAAAGAGAATTATTGAAATGAAAATTGTATCACTCCAGCAAGTCCGCCGCCTGCTCCACGGTTTGCACGTCGCCCAGGTTGCGGCGCATGATCTGGTGGATCGGGGCGTAGGCATTCGCGGTTCTCCTGATGAGTTCGATCAGCTCCAGTTCGTCCCGGATGGCCTCCGGATCGAAGTGCTGTTCGACGATGCCCAGCATCCGCCGCGTTTCGAAATTGTGCGCTTGCCGGACCCGTTCCATTTCCTCGGCCTGGTCCAGGTAGCGCAGCAAGGTCTCGCGGCGCTTGGCCAGGGCCGTGGGAATATCATCTCCGGAATACTCCAGAAAAGCCAGGGCCCACCGGATCACGTCCAGAGGGCGGCGTAGCGGCGTTTTCGGCTTGGGTACGTTTGGGTCGGGCTTGGGATCCGGTTCTTGATCCGAGCCGGGGAGGCAACCGTGCAGCAAGGTCAGGATAAAGGTCTCCTGGCTCGGGGTCCAGGGCAGTCGGGCTTGTTTGCAGGCCAAGGCCAGGCTCGCCGCGAGCTCTTGTCGACCCGATGTGGTCGAAGCGCGGAGAAGATGATGAATCGGTCCCGGCAGACTCTTGCCCAGACGCAGACGGCTTGCCAGCAGGCAGGCTTCGTCCTGGGCCAGGGTCAGCCACATTTCAGTTCGGTCTGGAAGGCGTAAACGCAACCCGGCATGGGCTAGCAGAGCGGCCACGGTATCCTGGTCCGGCATGACGGCCTTGTCGTCGCGTTGTTTTCGTTCCAGCAGCCAGCCTTCCACGGCCAAGCCCAAGGGCTGGTCTGGAAACAGCACCAGGTCGCGCATGGACCAGGCTTCGGCGTCGTCCGGGTCGGTCAAGCGGGCGGCGAGTTCCTCCGCCTCAGCGCCTCCCAGAACCTGGGAAATGGTGGTCAGGGCCGCTCCGTCCAGGTCCATGCCCTTTTCCAGAAGGGAACGGATCAGGGCCGCGAGTTCGGTGTCCGGTCGTTCGTGCATGGCGGTTCGTCAGAACGGCGGCGAGGCGCTGGTGTAGAGATAGCGCTTGATTTTGTGGGTCGGGGTTTTTTCAAAGGCCTCGGTCTGCTCGATCATCTTGCTGACCCGGGCAAAGGAGGCCAGTCCGGCGTTGGTGCGGGCCCGGATGGTTTCCAGAAGGTCGGTGACGTACTTGCGGGCCTCGAATTCGCTCATCTTCCGCCAGGAAACCTCTTCGTCCAGCCGGTCATAGTCCAGGAAGACCCGGGCCGCGACCTTGCCGTTCAGGTCAAAGGCCAGGGATTCCAGGACGTAATCCTGTTCGTTCAGGACGTTCTCGATCTCCTCAGGGTAGATGTTCTCCCCGCTGGGGCCGAGAATCAGGTTCTTCAGGCGGCCGCGGATGAACAGATAGCCGTCCTTGTCCAGCGTGCCCAGGTCCCCGGTGCGCAGCCAGCCGTCCTCTGTGAAAACTTCGGCGGTCAACTCCGGCTCCTGGTAATACCCTTGCATGACATTGGGACCGCGGACCTGGATTTCTCCGACAACCTCGCCGTCGGCCCGTCCTCGGGGCGGCGAATCGCTCTCCTGCTGCACGGCGATGCGGATCTCGACGCCGTTCAGAGCGCGACCCGAGGAACGCCGACGGACGCTCGCCGCGCCGGTCCCGGCCACCAGGGGCGATGCCTCGGTCAACCCGTAACCCATGGCATAGGGAAAACCGGCTTCGCGTAAAAAGGTCTCCGCTTCCACGGACAGGGGGGCTCCCCCGATACAGTAGCCGCGCAGGCTGCCGCCAAATGACTGGTACATCTTTTTCCCGGCGAGCTTGTGCAGCAGACCTCGGCTCAGGTTGAAGCGATACAGGGTCCGGCCCACGGCGCTGCCGGTGAGTTTGGGCTGAATGCGGCGCTTGAAGATCTTTTCAATCACCAGCGGGACGCTGAGCATGAACGTGGGGCGGATCTTGGCCATGGCGTCCATCAGCATTTGCGGCGAGGGGACCCCGCCGAGGTACCGGACCTGGGTCCCGTGCATCATGGGCAGCAGCAGACCCAGGGTGAACTCCATGGTGTGGGCCAGGGGCAGGATGGAGAGCATCCGGTCCCGCGGCCCCAGGTCCACCAACTCCCGGGTCATCCAGGCGTCGGAAACCACGTTGCGGTGGGTGAGCATCACCCCTTTGGCCCGCCCCGTGGTCCCGGAGGTGTAGACGATGGAGGCCAGGTCGTCCTCCTTGGGGGTCGCCGGAGTGCCGTGGCCGGTCACGTGCCGGGCCAGGGATTGCAGGCGTTCCCGGTCCTTGAGGCTGGAGCGGATCACGTCCTTGACCCGACCGGCCCAGGATTCCGGAGGCAAAATCCGGAAGTCGTCCAGGACGATCACGGTCAGGTGCTGCTGGTTCAGGTCTTCCAGTTTCGCCAGGCAGCGTTGCGAGGCCATCAGCACCTTGGCCCCGCTGTGTCGGAGAATGTGCAGGACCGAGGACGGGTGAAAGTCCGGGAGAATCGGGACCAGCACGGCTCCCAGGGAGCTGGCGGCGAAATAGACCATGGGCCATTCCGGCCGGTTTTCACTGAAAATGGCTACTCTGTCCCCATGGCCCACTCCAAGGTGGGTCAGGGTTTCGGCATGTTCCCTGATCTTGGTTCGGAATTCGGCATAGGTGATGGGGTCTCCCTCCACCAGGCCGAGGAGCGGGCGGTCGCCGAACAACGAGACTCCGCGGTCCAGGGTTTCGGGTACGGTGCGGGGAGGGGCTTGGGGAGTGAAGCCGTCGTTTGTTTGCGTCGTGGTCATGGCGGCCCTCGAAATAAGTTGAGATGATGAATTGAAATGGAGCGGCGGAGTCGGACCGCGGAGCTCAAGCCAGGTAGGGATCTTCGGCCATCAGGTAGGTGCGCACGTAGTCGGCCACTCCGTCTTCCAGGGAGCTGAAAGCGGCGGGACAGCCCAGGGAGCGCAGCCGCTCCATCCCGGCCTTGGTGTAGTATTGATATTTCTCCCGGATGGCCTCCGGCATGTCGATGTATTCGATGTCCACGGGCCGATCCATGGCCGCGAAGACCGCCCGGGCCAGCTCGTTCCAGGACTTGGCCTCTCCGCGTCCCAGGTTGAAGATTCCGTTCACGGCTCGGTTTTCCAGCAGCCACCAGACCACGTCGACGCAGTCCTTGATGTAGACGAAGTCCCGGCGCTGCTCGCCGTCGGCGTAATCCGGACGGTGAGATCTGAACAGGCGCAGCAGCCCGGACTCTCCGATCTGGTGAAAGGCCTTGCAGACCACGCTCATCATGTCGGCTTTGTGGTACTCGTTGGGTCCGAAAACATTGAAGAACTTCAGGCCGACCATCCGGTCGGCAACGCCCGTGCGCAGCGCCCAGAGATCAAAAAGCTGCTTGGAATAGCCGTACATGTTCAGAGGCTTCAGCCCTTCCATGGCCGCGGGATCGTCGTCGAAGCCCCGGGAACCGTCCCCGTAGGTCGCGGCGCTGCTGGCATAGATGAAGCGGATGTCGTGTCGCAGGCAAAACCGGGCCAGGATTTGCGTGTACCGGTAATTGTTCTCCATCAGGTACTCGGCGTCCGTCTCCGTGGTGGACGAGCAGGCGCCCATGTGCAGGATCGCCTTGACCTCCGGTCCGAGCTTGCCTTGTTCCAGGAGCTGGAGAAACGCGGCCTTGTGCAGATAGTCGGCGTACCGCAGGTTGACCAGGTTTTTCCATTTTTCGCCCCGGCCCAGATCGTCCACGATCAGCACGTCCGTGACGCCCTGTTGATTCAGTTTCCAAACCAGGGCGCTGCCGATGAATCCCGCGCCTCCCGTAACCACGTACATGCTCTCCTCCTCAGTGCGCTGTCATAAAAGTTTCCCGCGCTCCGGCCACGCGCTCTTGTCGGCTGTACCTCGGAGTCTTGTTCGCTGGCAAGCATCGCGGGGAGATCGCGAGGAGAAAATGCTTTCATCGCTTCCCGTCGAACTGCCCGCTGTTTTGGGAGTCATCCAATGTCCTTCGGAAGCGAAGCGAGATCCGGCACGATGATGGCGTATTCCCATATCATCCATGCCGTGGGATGTGTTCTCACTAAAAAAACAGCCCTGCTGGAGTTGATTGAAGTGACCATGTTCCGTGGAGTTCTCATTTGATTGAAATGAAGAAGCGGGTCGGAGAATTGGAGATGAAAAGCGTGGTTTATTGGAAAACACAATTGTCAGGAAGGTTGTCGAGATGTTTTTTATGGATGTCGTCAATGCAATATGAATCTCAATGCTTGACTTAAGCGGCCTTTTTGTTATGAGTGCATTTGTTCGTTCGTCATTCATATTTTTTGAAAGGAGATTCACAATGGATGAATTCATCAAGCAAGCGTTGGAGATCGTAAAGGCTCAGGCTGGAGTTCGGCCCATGACCGAAGAAGAAATGATGTCCATGGTCACCAAAATCGCGACCAGTCTGCGAGCTGTTGCGGAAGGCGGAGTCGTGGGAGACGCGGGAGCGGAAGCCGCCCCTGAATTGAATATTGATCCGAAAAAGGCGATCAAGGAAAAGTCCGTCACCTGTCTGGAGTGCGGCAAGACCTTCAAGGTTTTGACGAAAAAGCACCTTGCTTCTCATGGCCTGACCACCGAGGAATATCGTGCAAAATACGGCTATAAGAAGGGCACCCCGTTGATCGCGAAAGCTCTTTCTAAGGCTCGACGCAAGAAAATGCAGGAAATGCAGCTTTGGACCAAGAAAGGGGTCAAGCCCGGTAAGGACTAAAGCCATTCTTGCGGCGTCATTAGAATCGGCCGAAAAAAGCCCTCCTTGCCTGGAGGGCTTTTTTTATGGCGATTTCTGGTGTTCTGTTGGAAACGTTCCAGCCCGGCGGGAACCACTGCATGAGGAAGCTTTTCGGTGTTGCGATCAGAGCCGGAAACATCTAAAAGGGCGACAAAAACGTCCCGGTTTTTTTGGGGTGCCGGGAACATCCCGGTGGAACGCTTTCGTGCATGACCGGGCGAAATATCAGCCGACCGGCAATGGAGCGGAGTCCAATGAGCACGTCAACGAATTCTCACGAACACACCGAGGCCGAACAGGCGGCCTTGCGTCTTCTTCAGGCCGACATCCCGGACACGGAGCGGCCCTACCTGGAAATCGCCGAACGGACCGGCCTGACCGAGGAGGCGGTTTTGGATCTGCTGCGCCGTCTGAAAGACCGGGGCGTGGTGCGTCGCTTCGGAGCGACCCTGCGCCACCAGCAGGCCGGATACGGGGCCAACGCCATGGTCGCCTGGTTCGTGGAACAGGAGCGGGACCTGAACGAGGTCGGAGCGATCATGGCCAATCGTCCGGAAATCTCCCACTGCTATCAGCGAGTGAACTGCTACGCCTGGCCTTACAACCTCTACACCATGGTCCATGCCCGCAGCCGCGAGGACTGCCTGGACGTGGTGGAGCAGTTGGCCCGGATCGCCCAGGTGCCCCAGTACGACATTCTTTTCAGCCGCAAGGAACTGAAGAAAACGTCCATGGCTTATTTCTAGCCGCAAGCACCCCGGCATGCTTTGGGTCGAAATCGCAATCGAAATCGCAATCGAAATCGGTATCGAAATCGAAAAACAAGTTCGCCATTGAATGACGGCGATTTCGATTTCGATCCCGATTTCGATTCTGACCCAAGGCCAACCCTACGGTATTTTGAAAACAAACTATAATTGCCATTTTCCAGCTAATTACGAACCTATAGCGTATCGCGAGGAGAATCATGTCTGATTCGAAAACCTTGTTCGCCAAGGCCCAGGAGCTGATTCCGGGCGGGGTGAACAGTCCGGTGCGGGCCTGTCTGAGCGTTCAGAGCGACCCTCTGTTCATCGCCAAGGCCCAAGGCTCGAAGATGTGGACCGTGGAAGGCCGCGAACTCATCGACTACGTCATGTCCTGGGGCCCGATGCTTCTCGGGCATTCCCATCCCGCCGTGGTGGAGGCCGTGCACAAGGCCGTGGATCAGGGCGCCAGCTTCGGCGCGCCCTGCCAGGCGGAGGTGGAACTGGCCGAGCTGCTCACGGCTGCCTTGCCCGGAGTGGACATGGTCCGGATGGTCAATTCCGGAACCGAGGCGACCATGAGCGCCCTGCGTCTGGCTCGCGGCTTCACCGGGCGCAACAAGGTGGTCAAGTTCGTGGGGTGCTATCACGGCCACAGCGACGCCTTCCTGGCCAGCGCCGGCTCCGGGGTGGCCACCCTGTCCATCCCCGGCACGCCCGGCGTTCCCGAGGCCGTGGTCGCGGACACCCTGCTGGCCCCATATAATGACCTGGACGCCGTGGAAGCGCTGTTCCGGGAACATGGCGACGAGATTGCAGCAGTGATCGTCGAACCCGTGGCCGGGAACATGGGCATGGTTTTGCCCCAGCCCGGATTCTTACCCACCTTGCGCGTGCTGACCGACCGGCACGGGGCGCTGCTTATTTTCGACGAGGTGATCACCGGCTTTCGTTTGGCCTACGGCGGGGCTCAGAACGTCTTCGGCGTGATTCCGGACCTGACCTGCCTGGGCAAGATCATCGGCGGCGGATTTCCGGTGGGCGCGTACGGCGGACGGCGGGAGATCATGTCCCGCATCGCGCCGTGCGGTGACGTGTACCAGGCCGGGACCCTGTCCGGAAACCCGGTGGCCATGGCCGCCGGGGTGGCGACCCTCAAGGAATTGGCCAAGGCCGACTACATGGACTTGACCATCCGAACCAAGGCCCTGGCCTCGGAACTGAAAAGCGTCCTGGAAGAGCGCGGCGTAACCGTGCAGCTCAACTGCATGGCCTCGATGTTCACCTTGTTCTTCGCTACGGACCCGGTCACGGATTTTGCCACGGCGTCCAAGTCCGACTCCGCGACCTATGCCTCCTTTTTCCGCCAGATGCGCGACGCCGGAGTGGCCCTGGCGCCCTCGGGCTTCGAGTGCGCCTTCACCTCCTTCGCGCATACCGACGAGGACTTTGAGCGGACCCTGGATGCCTGCCGAACCGTCCATTTCTAACGGTTCCCTTTTCGCGGATGCCCAGGGCGTTGTTGATTCGTCTTCCACCGCGGTCTGGGCCCTGACCTCTCGCGGTTGCGACCTGGCCCGGCGGATCGCCGTCGGGCTGGGCGCGATTCTGTTCGTTCCCGAAAAATACGCCATCGATTCCGGCGAACGGACGTTCCACCGCTTTACATCGGCCTTTTCCGAACACTTCTTCCGCTTTCGCCGCCACGTCTGCGTCGCGGCCTCCGGCATCGTGGTCCGGTGCGTCGGCCCGCTGTTACGGAACAAGACATCGGACCCGGGAGTGGTGGTCCTGGATCAGGACGGACGCCACGCCGTCAGCCTGGTGGGCGGACACCTGGGCGGGGCTAACGACTTGGCCCGGGAAGTGGCCCGAATCTCCGGGGGCCAAGCCGTGATCACCACGGCCACGGACACGGCCGGGCTGCCGGCTTTGGATATCCTGGCCCGGGAACTGGGGCTTGTCGCGGACCGTCCGGAGCGCTTCGCCGCTCTCGCCGCGGCCTTGCTGGACGGGGAGATCGTCCAGGTGCTGGATACGGAAGACTGCCTTTGGACGCGATTATGTGAGATGGGCCACGGGGCGCTGTTCGAGCGGGTCCCGGACGTCGAGGCGTGGCGGGACGACCGGCCCGGGATCTGGGTGTCCTGGAAGCGCCCGCCCGCTCGACATTTTGGTGAATCGATCGGCGAACCGCTTGGTGAACCGGCGATTCTCGGTCTGCACCCGCGCTGCCTGATGGCCGGGCTAGGCTGCCACCGGGGCGTGAGTGAGGCGTCGATTACCGCCTTTGTCCGCGAGGTGTTCGACAAAAACGAACTGGCCCTGCCCAGCCTGGCCGCGCTGGGCACGGTCCAGGCCAGATCCGTGGAACCGGGGCTGCGTTCAGCCGCCACGGCCCTGGGCGCGAACGTGACGTTTTTTTTCCCGGAACAACTCCAAGCCGTCCGGACGCCGAATCCATCCGAGACCGCGGCCCGACTGGTCGGCACCAGGAGCGTCTGCGAGGCCGCGGCCTTGCTCCTGGCCCGCACCGACACGCTGCTGGTGGCCAAGACCAAGGGCGTTGCATTGACATTGGCCGTGGCCCTGCGCCGCGCCCCGACCGGTTTATGCGATTGACCGCAAACGAACAGACCAACCGAGCACGATCATGACTCATTTGCCCAATGCCGACCATTCACCCTCCGCGCCGGTTCTCTCCCCTGGTCGTCTTTCCGTTGTCGGTCTGGGGCCGGGGAGTCCGGAGCTGCTGACGCCCCAGGCTCGGGACATTCTGGAGCGGTCCCAGGCCATCCTGGGCTACGACGTGTATATTGATCTGATCCCCAGGGAACTCCTGGCCGGAAAACAGGTTCTGGCCTCGGGCATGCGCCGGGAGGTGGAGCGTTGCAACCAAGCCGTGGACCTGGCGCTAGCTGGGGTGGATACGGCCCTGGTCAGCAGCGGAGACGCCGGGATCTACGGCATGGCCGGGCCGTGCCTGGAAATCCTGGAACAGCGCGGGGCGTTGGACCGTGTGGATTTCGAGGTCGTCCCCGGGATTCCGGCTCTGGCCGCGGCCGCGGCCCTGCTGGGCGCACCCCTGATGCACGATTTCGCGGTGATCAGCTTAAGCGACCTGCTCACCCCCTGGGAGCGCATTTTACGACGCATCGATCACGCCAGTCAGGCCGATTTCGTGTTGGTTCTGT contains the following coding sequences:
- the glpX gene encoding class II fructose-bisphosphatase is translated as MSQETPQRNLALDLARVTEAAALASSRWLGKGDKERGDYAAVEAMRLSFSAIDIDGVVVIGEGEKDEAPMLYNGEKLGTGNGPEVDVAVDPVEGTRLLAYGRPNAIAVVALAPRGTLYDPGPAFYMKKMAVPHEAKYQVDIKAPVAENLRRVAKALGKSVDDLSVFILDKPRHVKLIKEIREAGARIQLHTDGDVAGALMATTPGGEVDMMIGTGGTPEGVLAAVAIRIMGGEMQCMLDPQSDDERRAVEENGYNVNRVLTVDDLVRSDDVFFAATGISGGTFLKGVEFTGKGAVTHSMVMRGRTGTFRRIEAQHSFSKLMRISSIEYNKTDSH
- a CDS encoding AMP-binding protein, with translation MTTTQTNDGFTPQAPPRTVPETLDRGVSLFGDRPLLGLVEGDPITYAEFRTKIREHAETLTHLGVGHGDRVAIFSENRPEWPMVYFAASSLGAVLVPILPDFHPSSVLHILRHSGAKVLMASQRCLAKLEDLNQQHLTVIVLDDFRILPPESWAGRVKDVIRSSLKDRERLQSLARHVTGHGTPATPKEDDLASIVYTSGTTGRAKGVMLTHRNVVSDAWMTRELVDLGPRDRMLSILPLAHTMEFTLGLLLPMMHGTQVRYLGGVPSPQMLMDAMAKIRPTFMLSVPLVIEKIFKRRIQPKLTGSAVGRTLYRFNLSRGLLHKLAGKKMYQSFGGSLRGYCIGGAPLSVEAETFLREAGFPYAMGYGLTEASPLVAGTGAASVRRRSSGRALNGVEIRIAVQQESDSPPRGRADGEVVGEIQVRGPNVMQGYYQEPELTAEVFTEDGWLRTGDLGTLDKDGYLFIRGRLKNLILGPSGENIYPEEIENVLNEQDYVLESLAFDLNGKVAARVFLDYDRLDEEVSWRKMSEFEARKYVTDLLETIRARTNAGLASFARVSKMIEQTEAFEKTPTHKIKRYLYTSASPPF
- the rfaD gene encoding ADP-glyceromanno-heptose 6-epimerase encodes the protein MYVVTGGAGFIGSALVWKLNQQGVTDVLIVDDLGRGEKWKNLVNLRYADYLHKAAFLQLLEQGKLGPEVKAILHMGACSSTTETDAEYLMENNYRYTQILARFCLRHDIRFIYASSAATYGDGSRGFDDDPAAMEGLKPLNMYGYSKQLFDLWALRTGVADRMVGLKFFNVFGPNEYHKADMMSVVCKAFHQIGESGLLRLFRSHRPDYADGEQRRDFVYIKDCVDVVWWLLENRAVNGIFNLGRGEAKSWNELARAVFAAMDRPVDIEYIDMPEAIREKYQYYTKAGMERLRSLGCPAAFSSLEDGVADYVRTYLMAEDPYLA
- a CDS encoding MucR family transcriptional regulator, which codes for MDEFIKQALEIVKAQAGVRPMTEEEMMSMVTKIATSLRAVAEGGVVGDAGAEAAPELNIDPKKAIKEKSVTCLECGKTFKVLTKKHLASHGLTTEEYRAKYGYKKGTPLIAKALSKARRKKMQEMQLWTKKGVKPGKD
- the ahbB gene encoding siroheme decarboxylase subunit beta codes for the protein MSTSTNSHEHTEAEQAALRLLQADIPDTERPYLEIAERTGLTEEAVLDLLRRLKDRGVVRRFGATLRHQQAGYGANAMVAWFVEQERDLNEVGAIMANRPEISHCYQRVNCYAWPYNLYTMVHARSREDCLDVVEQLARIAQVPQYDILFSRKELKKTSMAYF
- the hemL gene encoding glutamate-1-semialdehyde 2,1-aminomutase, encoding MSDSKTLFAKAQELIPGGVNSPVRACLSVQSDPLFIAKAQGSKMWTVEGRELIDYVMSWGPMLLGHSHPAVVEAVHKAVDQGASFGAPCQAEVELAELLTAALPGVDMVRMVNSGTEATMSALRLARGFTGRNKVVKFVGCYHGHSDAFLASAGSGVATLSIPGTPGVPEAVVADTLLAPYNDLDAVEALFREHGDEIAAVIVEPVAGNMGMVLPQPGFLPTLRVLTDRHGALLIFDEVITGFRLAYGGAQNVFGVIPDLTCLGKIIGGGFPVGAYGGRREIMSRIAPCGDVYQAGTLSGNPVAMAAGVATLKELAKADYMDLTIRTKALASELKSVLEERGVTVQLNCMASMFTLFFATDPVTDFATASKSDSATYASFFRQMRDAGVALAPSGFECAFTSFAHTDEDFERTLDACRTVHF
- a CDS encoding cobalt-precorrin 5A hydrolase, which translates into the protein MPAEPSISNGSLFADAQGVVDSSSTAVWALTSRGCDLARRIAVGLGAILFVPEKYAIDSGERTFHRFTSAFSEHFFRFRRHVCVAASGIVVRCVGPLLRNKTSDPGVVVLDQDGRHAVSLVGGHLGGANDLAREVARISGGQAVITTATDTAGLPALDILARELGLVADRPERFAALAAALLDGEIVQVLDTEDCLWTRLCEMGHGALFERVPDVEAWRDDRPGIWVSWKRPPARHFGESIGEPLGEPAILGLHPRCLMAGLGCHRGVSEASITAFVREVFDKNELALPSLAALGTVQARSVEPGLRSAATALGANVTFFFPEQLQAVRTPNPSETAARLVGTRSVCEAAALLLARTDTLLVAKTKGVALTLAVALRRAPTGLCD
- the cobJ gene encoding precorrin-3B C(17)-methyltransferase, with the translated sequence MTHLPNADHSPSAPVLSPGRLSVVGLGPGSPELLTPQARDILERSQAILGYDVYIDLIPRELLAGKQVLASGMRREVERCNQAVDLALAGVDTALVSSGDAGIYGMAGPCLEILEQRGALDRVDFEVVPGIPALAAAAALLGAPLMHDFAVISLSDLLTPWERILRRIDHASQADFVLVLYNPRSRGRDWQLAKALEVAAEHLVPETPVGLVRNAFRPGQEVSVWTLATLPVDRVDMLSILFIGNSQTRALGARLLTPRGYPLD